One genomic window of Polyangium aurulentum includes the following:
- a CDS encoding DUF433 domain-containing protein, translating into MDDWIVSRPGVLGGKPCIKGTRISVELVLEMIASGASREDILRAYPQLTADGLAAALQYAAER; encoded by the coding sequence GTGGACGACTGGATCGTATCGAGGCCCGGCGTGCTGGGCGGGAAGCCCTGCATCAAGGGCACGCGCATCAGCGTGGAGCTCGTCCTGGAGATGATCGCCAGCGGTGCCAGCCGGGAGGACATCCTACGGGCTTATCCGCAGCTCACCGCAGACGGGCTAGCTGCGGCGCTGCAGTATGCGGCTGAGCGGTAG
- the lon gene encoding endopeptidase La: MSTGVPPSRPPASGEDSVPILPLRNSVLFPMSVVPINVGRPRSVRLVEDLLGRDRALVGVISQRTPETDEPTFKELYSVGTIARVVKVIRLGPSNYSVVLNGLGRFRVKNLVSLEPYMRAKIERIPESLVRDVELDALGTGLREATREVLALMPNLPRDTAGILDNVREPGALADLIASNFPQAQASVGDKQEILEAFDVKARVRLVLAMVGRQLEVLRVKKEISSMVQEEMGKSQREYILRQQMKNIREELGEAGEDDEIEELRERVRRAKVPQEVEKVVKKQLGRMRSMAQQSAEYNVTRTYVEWIADLPWSKTTVDRISVQDVRRCLDEDHLGLEKVKKRIVEYAAIRQLRTDKKGPILLFIGPPGVGKTSLGRSIARAMGRNYERIALGGVRDEAEIRGHRRTYVGALPGRILQALKKAGTKNPVLVLDEVDKMGVDMRGDPAAALLEVLDPEQNSTFQDHYLDLPFDLSQVMFLATANNRDTIPPALIDRMEVIEVPGYTRADKLGIAREFLVPKQLSTHGLTDERLEFTEPGIATLVDHYTREAGVRSLEREIAAVCRATAVKLAEGGVDIHEVVTPEHVEKVLGPHKHRPENAERDLGPGVATGLAWTPTGGQILFIEATKMPGKGNIVLTGNMRNVMQESATTAVSFVRSKADKLHLDPEWLRNIDLHLHVPQHGTPKDGPSAGVTMFTAVCSLLLGCPVRSDIAMTGEISLRGRVMPVGGIKEKLLAAHRAGIKHVLIPGKNRRDLDDVPQDILDEMKVTLVNSMEEILPIVLQPPTQSSVPSVAPQEAL, from the coding sequence ATGTCGACTGGCGTTCCGCCTTCACGTCCGCCCGCATCGGGCGAGGACAGCGTCCCCATCCTCCCGCTGCGCAACTCGGTGCTGTTTCCGATGTCGGTCGTGCCGATCAACGTCGGGCGTCCGCGCAGCGTGCGGCTCGTAGAAGACCTGCTCGGACGCGATCGGGCGCTCGTGGGTGTCATCAGCCAGCGCACCCCCGAGACCGACGAGCCGACGTTCAAGGAGCTGTATTCGGTCGGGACCATCGCGCGCGTGGTCAAGGTCATCCGGCTCGGGCCGAGCAACTACTCGGTGGTGCTCAACGGCCTCGGTCGATTCCGGGTGAAGAACCTCGTGTCGCTCGAGCCCTACATGCGGGCGAAGATCGAGCGCATCCCCGAGTCGCTCGTGCGCGACGTCGAGCTCGACGCGCTCGGCACGGGCCTGCGCGAGGCCACGCGCGAGGTGCTCGCGCTGATGCCGAACCTGCCCCGCGACACGGCGGGCATCCTCGACAACGTGCGCGAGCCTGGAGCCCTGGCGGATCTCATCGCCTCGAACTTCCCGCAGGCGCAGGCGTCGGTGGGCGACAAGCAGGAGATCCTCGAGGCCTTCGACGTGAAGGCGCGCGTGCGGCTGGTGCTCGCGATGGTGGGCCGGCAGCTCGAGGTGCTGCGCGTGAAGAAGGAGATCTCCTCCATGGTGCAGGAGGAGATGGGGAAATCGCAGCGCGAGTACATCTTGCGCCAGCAGATGAAGAACATCCGCGAGGAGCTCGGCGAGGCGGGTGAGGACGACGAGATCGAGGAGCTGCGCGAGCGCGTTCGGCGCGCGAAGGTGCCGCAGGAGGTCGAGAAGGTCGTCAAGAAGCAGCTCGGCCGCATGCGCTCGATGGCGCAGCAATCGGCCGAGTACAACGTCACGCGCACCTACGTCGAGTGGATCGCGGACCTGCCCTGGTCGAAGACGACGGTCGATCGCATCAGCGTGCAGGACGTGCGGCGCTGCCTCGACGAGGATCACCTCGGCCTCGAGAAGGTGAAGAAGCGCATCGTCGAGTACGCCGCGATCCGGCAGCTTCGGACCGACAAGAAGGGACCGATCCTGCTGTTCATCGGGCCTCCCGGCGTGGGCAAGACGTCGCTGGGGCGCTCGATCGCGCGGGCGATGGGGCGCAACTACGAGCGCATCGCGCTCGGCGGCGTGCGTGACGAGGCCGAGATTCGCGGCCACCGGCGCACCTACGTGGGCGCGCTGCCGGGGCGCATCCTGCAGGCGTTGAAGAAGGCGGGCACGAAGAACCCGGTGCTCGTGCTGGACGAGGTGGACAAGATGGGCGTCGACATGCGGGGCGATCCTGCGGCGGCGCTGCTCGAGGTGCTCGATCCGGAGCAGAACTCGACCTTCCAGGACCACTACCTCGATCTGCCCTTCGACCTGTCGCAGGTGATGTTCCTGGCCACGGCGAACAACCGCGACACGATCCCGCCTGCGCTGATCGACCGCATGGAGGTGATCGAGGTGCCCGGCTACACGCGCGCCGACAAGCTCGGCATCGCGCGCGAGTTCCTGGTGCCGAAGCAGCTCTCGACGCACGGCCTGACGGACGAGCGCCTCGAGTTCACCGAGCCCGGCATCGCCACGCTGGTCGACCACTACACGCGCGAGGCGGGCGTGCGCAGCCTCGAGCGCGAGATCGCCGCGGTCTGCCGCGCGACGGCGGTGAAGCTGGCCGAGGGCGGCGTCGACATCCACGAGGTGGTGACGCCCGAGCACGTGGAGAAGGTCCTCGGGCCGCACAAGCATCGCCCCGAGAATGCCGAGCGCGATCTCGGGCCGGGCGTCGCGACGGGCCTGGCGTGGACGCCGACGGGTGGGCAGATCCTGTTCATCGAGGCCACGAAGATGCCCGGCAAGGGCAACATCGTGCTGACGGGCAACATGCGCAACGTGATGCAGGAGTCGGCGACGACGGCCGTGTCGTTCGTGCGGAGCAAGGCGGACAAGCTGCACCTCGATCCGGAGTGGCTGCGGAACATCGACCTGCACCTGCACGTGCCGCAGCACGGGACGCCGAAGGACGGGCCGAGCGCGGGCGTGACGATGTTCACGGCCGTCTGCTCGCTCCTGCTCGGTTGCCCCGTGCGGAGCGACATCGCGATGACGGGCGAGATCTCGCTGCGCGGGCGCGTGATGCCGGTGGGCGGGATCAAGGAGAAGCTGCTCGCGGCGCACCGGGCGGGGATCAAGCACGTGCTGATTCCCGGGAAGAACCGGCGCGACCTCGACGACGTGCCGCAGGACATCCTCGACGAGATGAAGGTGACGCTCGTCAATTCGATGGAGGAGATCCTGCCGATCGTGCTGCAGCCGCCGACGCAATCGAGCGTGCCGAGCGTGGCGCCGCAGGAGGCGCTGTAG
- a CDS encoding metallophosphoesterase, giving the protein MNKPSEHRLRILHVSDLHVRGPREREGWRRRRVLGEAWERNLDELVKDGTGVDLVCFTGDVADWGLAAEYGPATEFVEAMLARLGVPKERFFVVPGNHDIQRKVNEAQWSDLRPKLLAMLPKTRSDWLAFGKPPPRYTEQELAEVLAREGGFRDWLEALGLLDLLPENSPHGRLGFRSSLRVRDLPFDVHVIGLDSAWLCGDNADSGKLLLTEDQVARLATDNGNSLPGFRLALVHHPLSDLRDGDACRALLAEHVHLLLRGHLHQEELAEWLGPGQRLRQVAAGCLYEGDEGNTWKNACHLFDVTLDDAGTPKRYDVRLRGFSDRQKGFWFDDGGLYAEAPHGRLTWRVQAASTSVPPPASVRGRVFVGRKDELEKLAEALLPAVGECKPAAICAVQGMPGVGKSYLADQFAIDHATSFPGGAVRLVLQPDEARTAEALLGQLADRLKVVAGSDELGGRVRDRLRAPLTLLHVENVDGAGAAQAVAQLVQWLSGCPVIVTGRYQGLGSTAGWAQVPVAAFDEATALAQLEAELPEERFKAKREALRSLARELGYLPLALHLAASYLREGGYDVETFLGELRGRGLDLDPSDPADRLLLQDPRRANLHKTFALSMELLAKHLGAEAEALIAGLRALGHAPPGGFGRSLGAAIAGLEAGAFSRLAHAAGKLSLLLQVPAEERDDDAWRLHPLLAEWLRQGADEVAVLGRMTEWFVERLPKKKMGEAWWEITREAGALGTWLVRVKGKDVVRVERAGSWYAILNGPFHVWIEFCAQGLEGRSDPTEQSSLLWTLANVALRAGELDRALEVVARKETLDRARGDERGAALAADCRADILQTRGHLDEALRIREEELAVYERVGDVRSRAATMGKIVDIMQARGQLDEALRILREELLPVFERLGDTHTRAVTMSSIANIMQARGQLDEALRIRREELLPVYERLGDVRSRATTMDRIADILQTRGQLDEVLRIRHEELLPVYERLGDIHALLVTRAKLAFNLLTRNAPGDRDQAAHLLQLAHAAAVVLRVPDADDVREIQQHFGLPLTPSDPRP; this is encoded by the coding sequence ATGAACAAGCCGAGCGAGCACAGGCTTCGCATTCTTCATGTCTCGGATCTTCACGTGCGCGGCCCGCGCGAGAGGGAGGGTTGGCGCAGGCGGCGCGTGCTTGGCGAGGCTTGGGAGAGGAACCTCGACGAGTTGGTGAAGGACGGGACCGGGGTCGATCTCGTCTGCTTCACGGGCGACGTGGCGGACTGGGGGCTCGCGGCGGAGTACGGGCCGGCGACGGAGTTCGTCGAGGCGATGCTCGCGCGGCTCGGAGTGCCGAAAGAGCGGTTCTTCGTGGTGCCGGGGAACCACGATATCCAGCGGAAGGTGAACGAGGCGCAGTGGTCGGATCTGCGGCCGAAGCTGCTCGCGATGCTTCCCAAGACGCGCTCGGATTGGCTCGCCTTCGGCAAGCCGCCGCCGCGCTACACGGAGCAGGAGCTCGCGGAGGTGCTCGCGCGCGAGGGTGGATTCCGCGACTGGCTCGAAGCCTTGGGCCTGCTCGATCTGCTCCCGGAGAACTCGCCTCACGGCCGCCTCGGCTTCCGTTCTTCGCTGCGCGTCCGCGACCTGCCCTTCGACGTGCACGTGATCGGCCTCGACTCGGCGTGGCTCTGCGGCGACAACGCGGACAGCGGCAAGCTCTTGCTGACCGAGGACCAGGTCGCGCGGCTCGCGACCGACAACGGGAATTCCCTACCCGGTTTCCGCCTCGCACTCGTGCACCATCCGCTCTCGGATCTGCGGGATGGCGACGCGTGCCGCGCTCTGCTCGCCGAGCACGTGCATCTGCTCCTGCGCGGGCACTTGCACCAGGAAGAGCTGGCCGAGTGGCTCGGGCCCGGCCAGAGGTTGCGCCAGGTCGCCGCGGGGTGTCTGTACGAGGGCGACGAAGGAAACACCTGGAAGAACGCCTGCCATCTGTTCGATGTGACGCTCGACGATGCAGGCACGCCGAAGCGCTACGACGTGCGGCTACGGGGCTTTTCCGATCGGCAGAAGGGCTTCTGGTTCGATGATGGGGGCTTGTACGCGGAGGCGCCGCATGGCCGCCTGACGTGGCGGGTGCAAGCCGCGTCCACCTCCGTGCCTCCGCCAGCATCGGTGCGTGGCCGCGTCTTCGTAGGGCGCAAGGACGAGCTTGAAAAGCTCGCGGAGGCGCTCCTGCCCGCTGTGGGTGAATGCAAGCCCGCGGCAATCTGCGCGGTGCAAGGGATGCCCGGCGTGGGCAAGTCGTACCTCGCGGATCAGTTTGCGATCGATCACGCGACGAGCTTCCCGGGCGGCGCGGTGCGGCTCGTGCTCCAGCCGGATGAAGCGCGGACCGCGGAGGCATTGCTCGGGCAGCTCGCCGATCGGTTGAAGGTCGTGGCGGGGAGCGATGAGCTCGGGGGGCGTGTGCGCGATCGGCTGCGAGCGCCGCTCACGCTCTTGCACGTGGAGAACGTGGATGGCGCAGGCGCGGCGCAGGCAGTCGCGCAGTTGGTGCAGTGGTTGTCAGGTTGTCCGGTCATCGTGACCGGGCGTTACCAGGGGCTCGGGAGCACGGCGGGTTGGGCGCAGGTCCCGGTAGCGGCGTTCGATGAAGCGACGGCGCTCGCGCAGCTCGAGGCGGAGTTGCCAGAAGAACGCTTCAAGGCAAAGCGGGAAGCACTCCGGAGCCTCGCGCGGGAGCTCGGCTACCTGCCGCTCGCGTTGCATCTCGCGGCGAGTTACTTGCGCGAGGGCGGGTACGACGTGGAGACGTTCCTCGGCGAGCTGCGAGGACGCGGGCTCGATCTCGATCCGAGTGATCCTGCGGATCGGCTGCTCCTTCAGGATCCGAGGCGGGCGAACCTGCACAAGACGTTCGCGCTATCGATGGAACTACTCGCGAAGCATCTCGGCGCGGAGGCGGAGGCGCTCATCGCTGGGCTGCGGGCGCTCGGGCATGCGCCACCGGGCGGTTTTGGCAGAAGCCTCGGGGCGGCGATCGCCGGGCTTGAAGCGGGAGCCTTCAGCCGGCTCGCGCACGCTGCGGGAAAGCTGTCGTTGCTCTTGCAGGTGCCGGCGGAGGAGCGTGACGACGACGCATGGCGGCTCCACCCGCTGCTCGCGGAGTGGCTGCGGCAGGGAGCGGACGAGGTGGCGGTGCTCGGGCGAATGACGGAGTGGTTTGTGGAGCGGCTTCCTAAGAAAAAGATGGGGGAAGCGTGGTGGGAGATCACGCGAGAGGCAGGAGCACTTGGGACGTGGCTTGTACGCGTGAAGGGGAAGGACGTTGTGCGGGTGGAGCGGGCGGGATCTTGGTACGCGATCCTCAACGGTCCGTTCCATGTGTGGATTGAGTTCTGCGCGCAGGGGCTCGAAGGGCGGAGCGATCCAACCGAGCAATCGAGTCTACTTTGGACGCTCGCGAACGTGGCGTTAAGAGCAGGCGAGCTCGATCGGGCTCTAGAGGTTGTCGCGCGCAAAGAAACCTTAGACAGGGCCCGGGGCGACGAGCGGGGAGCTGCCCTCGCCGCAGACTGCCGGGCTGATATCTTGCAAACACGCGGGCACCTCGACGAGGCCCTTCGCATCCGCGAGGAAGAACTCGCCGTGTACGAGCGCGTCGGCGACGTGCGCTCGCGCGCGGCCACCATGGGCAAGATCGTCGACATCATGCAGGCCCGCGGACAGCTTGATGAGGCTCTGCGTATCCTCCGCGAAGAACTGCTCCCCGTCTTCGAGCGCCTCGGCGACACGCACACACGCGCGGTCACCATGAGCAGTATCGCCAACATCATGCAGGCCCGCGGACAACTCGACGAGGCCCTCCGCATCCGCCGCGAGGAACTGCTCCCCGTCTACGAGCGCCTCGGCGACGTGCGCTCGCGCGCGACCACCATGGACAGGATTGCCGACATCTTGCAGACACGCGGGCAACTTGACGAGGTGTTACGCATCCGCCACGAGGAACTGCTCCCCGTCTACGAGCGCCTCGGCGACATACACGCGCTCCTCGTCACCCGCGCCAAGCTCGCCTTCAACCTCCTCACCCGTAACGCTCCCGGCGACCGCGACCAGGCCGCCCACCTTCTTCAACTCGCCCACGCCGCCGCCGTCGTGCTGCGCGTCCCGGACGCCGACGATGTCCGCGAGATCCAGCAGCACTTCGGCCTCCCCCTCACCCCCTCCGACCCGCGCCCCTGA
- a CDS encoding Uma2 family endonuclease, translating into MVQRLSSRYFVDPEDPRAPSEEQWAQMSAEERAAVVAALPAEVPFELAPSEGDLHTKATIGARLTLDAFFRRIGRKIYVSSNLAVYYPGEARFAPDVIAVREVEPHDRSRWVVAAEGKGLDFVLEVHVSGDRAKDEKRNVERYARLGIEEYFFFDRGRRILRGYRLPEGGARRVYEPIVPQEGSYPSAVLGLDLMLEGDRLRFLYGAAPVPEADELIAKLESALREALAAKDEELGRVDDELRRAQERAEELERALAEALAENERLKRGS; encoded by the coding sequence ATGGTGCAGCGTTTGTCGTCGCGCTACTTCGTCGACCCTGAGGATCCGCGAGCTCCGAGCGAGGAGCAGTGGGCGCAGATGTCGGCGGAGGAGCGCGCCGCGGTGGTGGCCGCGCTGCCTGCGGAGGTGCCGTTCGAGCTGGCGCCGTCCGAGGGGGATCTCCACACCAAGGCGACGATCGGCGCGCGGTTGACGCTGGACGCGTTCTTCCGGCGTATCGGGCGCAAGATCTACGTCTCGTCGAACCTGGCCGTTTATTACCCGGGCGAGGCGCGCTTTGCGCCGGACGTGATCGCGGTGCGTGAGGTGGAGCCGCACGACCGCAGCCGCTGGGTGGTGGCGGCGGAGGGCAAGGGGCTCGACTTCGTGCTGGAGGTGCACGTGTCGGGCGACCGGGCGAAGGACGAGAAGCGCAACGTGGAGCGCTATGCGCGGCTGGGGATCGAGGAGTATTTCTTCTTCGATCGGGGGCGGCGCATCCTGCGTGGCTATCGCCTGCCGGAGGGGGGCGCGAGGCGCGTGTACGAGCCGATCGTGCCGCAGGAGGGCTCGTATCCGTCGGCGGTGCTGGGGCTCGATTTGATGCTGGAGGGCGACCGGCTGCGGTTCCTGTACGGAGCGGCGCCGGTGCCGGAGGCGGATGAGCTGATCGCGAAGCTGGAGAGTGCGTTGCGCGAGGCGCTCGCAGCGAAGGACGAGGAGCTGGGGCGCGTGGATGATGAACTGAGGCGCGCTCAGGAGCGCGCGGAGGAGCTGGAGCGCGCGCTCGCGGAGGCGCTGGCGGAGAACGAGCGGCTCAAGCGAGGCAGTTAG
- a CDS encoding tetratricopeptide repeat protein has translation MGAVGFLPLFDGPGYESALAAGLLVPSLVAITTALEVSAVRAQPFDAFCRGIANGALLALAAWLVTMLHGLRAGFCDAIGGSTLFALGPGAGALIAGAWGAIAGEIAGNVTRIRRRRAAAILLALAAPIAAVTASITRFYSSPMIFAYDPFVGYFSGTLYDTIIDASGLATYRVGSAATLLTALILVLHLGHDDRGRLAFRPLGRPGILVIGAFAMAASVGSIVSGYRLGHWHTPATIAAELGARVSGARCDVVYPRGMPLEDAQRFARECDTHLAQQEAWLETQGPPRITAYLFADAHQKATLMGAADTYIAKPWRREVYLQAGGYPHPVLGHEIAHVMAGSFGEGPFRIAGRFGGFLPNPGLIEGIAVAVSPHEGALTPREWAKAMKDLGLLPPLSRLFALGFLGENSSVAYTASGAFVGFVKERFGAAAVREWYGGRELGEITGKPWADMERAFLDDLDKVTLPDAARAQAKARFERPGLFGRRCPHVVDACRKMAEEQRARGDEEGAIESYRALLALDPGDPSARVAIARSLVRAGRPAEGRAELEAVLAEERFPRHVRDRALEELGDIALAEGDSERAIVHYREVMSRTVDEDQLRTLEVKIEGAREPRARPAILALLIGDKDRGPDKVRAAELLGAWAATSEDEGLPDYLLARHYASAGDFERAAARLDLALGQPLAIGRVAAEAERLRLVSACALGDASTAERMLAAYTRRPEVSTARREAALSLYARCTGAKPPIAPAAADGGANP, from the coding sequence ATGGGCGCCGTCGGCTTCCTCCCGCTCTTCGATGGGCCCGGCTACGAGAGCGCTCTCGCCGCAGGGCTCCTCGTCCCGAGCCTCGTCGCGATCACCACCGCACTCGAGGTCTCCGCCGTCCGCGCGCAGCCCTTCGATGCCTTCTGCCGCGGCATCGCCAACGGCGCGCTCCTCGCCCTCGCCGCTTGGCTCGTCACCATGCTCCACGGCCTGCGCGCGGGCTTCTGTGACGCCATCGGAGGCTCCACCCTCTTCGCCCTCGGCCCGGGCGCGGGCGCGCTCATCGCGGGCGCTTGGGGAGCCATCGCGGGCGAGATCGCGGGGAACGTCACCCGCATCCGACGCCGTCGCGCGGCCGCGATCCTCCTCGCCCTCGCTGCGCCGATCGCCGCCGTCACGGCCTCGATCACCCGCTTCTACAGCAGCCCGATGATCTTCGCCTACGACCCGTTCGTCGGCTACTTCAGCGGCACCCTCTACGACACCATCATCGACGCCTCCGGCCTCGCCACCTATCGCGTGGGCTCCGCCGCCACGCTCCTCACGGCCCTCATCCTCGTCCTGCACCTCGGGCACGACGATCGCGGCCGGCTCGCTTTTCGCCCCCTCGGCCGCCCAGGCATCCTCGTCATCGGCGCGTTTGCCATGGCCGCGAGCGTCGGCTCCATCGTCTCCGGCTATCGCCTCGGCCACTGGCACACGCCCGCCACCATCGCGGCCGAGCTCGGCGCGCGCGTCTCCGGCGCTCGCTGCGATGTCGTCTATCCGCGCGGGATGCCCCTCGAAGACGCCCAGCGCTTCGCACGCGAGTGCGACACGCACCTCGCCCAGCAGGAAGCCTGGCTCGAGACCCAGGGACCGCCACGCATCACCGCCTACCTCTTCGCCGACGCCCACCAGAAAGCCACGCTCATGGGCGCCGCCGATACCTACATCGCCAAACCCTGGCGCCGCGAGGTCTACCTCCAGGCCGGCGGCTATCCGCATCCCGTGCTCGGCCACGAGATCGCTCACGTGATGGCAGGATCCTTCGGCGAGGGCCCTTTCCGCATCGCCGGGCGCTTCGGCGGGTTCCTCCCGAACCCCGGCCTCATCGAGGGCATCGCCGTCGCCGTCTCCCCGCACGAAGGTGCGCTCACCCCGCGCGAATGGGCCAAGGCCATGAAGGACCTCGGCCTCTTGCCGCCGCTCTCACGCCTGTTCGCCCTCGGGTTCCTCGGGGAGAACTCGAGCGTCGCCTACACCGCGAGCGGCGCGTTCGTCGGCTTCGTCAAGGAGCGCTTCGGGGCCGCCGCCGTGCGCGAATGGTACGGCGGCCGCGAGCTCGGCGAGATCACCGGCAAGCCGTGGGCAGACATGGAGCGCGCCTTCCTCGACGACCTCGACAAGGTCACGCTCCCCGACGCCGCCCGCGCGCAGGCCAAGGCTCGCTTCGAGCGGCCTGGGCTCTTCGGCCGCCGCTGCCCCCACGTCGTCGACGCCTGCCGCAAGATGGCCGAGGAGCAAAGAGCCCGCGGCGACGAAGAGGGCGCCATCGAGTCCTACCGCGCCCTGCTCGCCCTCGATCCGGGCGATCCTTCCGCTCGTGTCGCCATCGCTCGCTCGCTCGTTCGCGCGGGCAGGCCCGCCGAGGGGAGGGCCGAGCTCGAGGCCGTCCTCGCCGAGGAGCGCTTCCCGCGCCACGTCCGCGACCGCGCCCTCGAGGAGCTGGGCGACATCGCGCTCGCGGAGGGCGATTCGGAGCGCGCGATCGTGCATTATCGCGAGGTCATGAGCCGAACCGTCGACGAGGACCAGCTCCGCACGCTGGAGGTCAAGATCGAAGGCGCCCGCGAGCCGCGCGCGCGCCCCGCGATCCTGGCCCTCCTCATCGGCGACAAAGACCGCGGCCCCGACAAGGTCCGCGCCGCCGAGCTGCTCGGCGCATGGGCCGCGACCTCCGAAGACGAGGGCCTGCCCGATTATCTGCTCGCGCGTCACTACGCGAGCGCCGGCGACTTCGAGAGAGCCGCCGCGAGGCTCGACCTCGCCCTCGGCCAGCCCCTCGCCATCGGGCGCGTCGCCGCAGAAGCAGAGCGGCTGCGCCTCGTCTCCGCGTGCGCCCTCGGCGACGCGAGCACCGCCGAGCGAATGCTCGCCGCATACACCCGACGACCCGAGGTCTCGACGGCCCGCCGCGAGGCCGCCCTGAGCCTGTACGCGCGTTGCACCGGCGCGAAGCCGCCCATCGCGCCCGCGGCGGCAGACGGAGGAGCGAACCCGTGA